A genomic stretch from Neodiprion fabricii isolate iyNeoFabr1 chromosome 3, iyNeoFabr1.1, whole genome shotgun sequence includes:
- the LOC124179245 gene encoding CCAAT/enhancer-binding protein-like — translation MMESPVMYESAAHQAQSQGVPADLKKSSQVLNNNSALQVNHNQQSGGTGGTGVNKVSASKATLNQQYAEHCAAAGELTDLNTPEISLDLQHLIDDSHFNDGLLDMLGGGNGNGNNASGGGGGGGGGPGSNGMKHSRNAGFPGRTTLAYMPQPVHSGASYHQGSNSCSDSNSSSSESPSIKEEPLDPADYRRHCPQYPAGAGAYSPANGAGPFANGGPTFTTLTPSTVPGGHQQPRVPMKPVMSHQHQHQHPHPHQHQHQHQHQHPQHAAAAAAAAAARKQSKSIDKASDEYRRRRERNNIAVRKSREKAKVRSRETEEKVKLLVKDNDLLKKRIELLTEELSVLRSLFSSVGVVPEQLQREISRHLDQFQQHAVGPM, via the coding sequence ATGATGGAATCACCGGTGATGTACGAATCAGCTGCGCATCAGGCGCAGTCCCAAGGTGTTCCGGCGGACCTTAAGAAATCCTCCCAAGTGTTGAACAACAACTCGGCCCTTCAAGTGAACCACAACCAGCAGTCCGGCGGCACGGGCGGAACGGGGGTTAACAAGGTGTCGGCGAGCAAGGCGACCCTCAACCAGCAGTACGCCGAGCACTGCGCGGCAGCGGGCGAACTGACGGACCTCAACACACCCGAGATATCGCTAGATCTTCAGCATCTGATCGACGATTCACACTTCAACGATGGACTCCTCGACATGTTGGGGGGCGGTAACGGGAACGGGAACAACGccagcggcggcggcggcggcggaggCGGAGGCCCAGGTTCCAACGGAATGAAGCACTCGCGAAACGCCGGGTTCCCAGGGCGAACGACGCTCGCCTACATGCCGCAGCCCGTACACAGCGGCGCGAGCTATCACCAAGGGAGCAACAGCTGCAGCGACAGCAACAGCTCGAGTTCCGAGTCCCCCAGCATAAAGGAAGAGCCCCTCGACCCCGCCGACTATCGGCGTCACTGCCCTCAGTACCCCGCAGGTGCCGGCGCCTACAGCCCGGCGAACGGCGCCGGTCCCTTCGCGAACGGGGGGCCGACCTTCACGACCTTGACGCCCAGCACGGTCCCCGGGGGTCACCAGCAGCCGCGGGTCCCCATGAAACCCGTGATGTCGCACCAGCACCAGCACCAGCACCCCCACCCCCATCAGCACCAGCACCAACACCAGCACCAGCACCCTCAGCATGCTGCGGCCGCCGCGGCCGCGGCAGCGGCGAGGAAACAGTCAAAGAGCATCGACAAAGCGAGCGACGAGTACCGGCGTCGCAGGGAGCGGAACAACATTGCGGTGAGGAAGAGCCGCGAGAAGGCTAAGGTCCGTTCGAGGGAGACCGAGGAGAAGGTGAAACTACTCGTCAAAGACAACGACCTCCTCAAAAAGAGGATCGAACTCCTTACCGAAGAGCTGAGCGTCCTCAGGTCGCTCTTCAGCAGCGTCGGCGTGGTACCTGAGCAGCTACAGCGCGAGATCTCGAGGCATCTCGATCAGTTCCAACAGCACGCTGTCGGGCCCATGTAG